A single Mangifera indica cultivar Alphonso chromosome 20, CATAS_Mindica_2.1, whole genome shotgun sequence DNA region contains:
- the LOC123204919 gene encoding phosphoenolpyruvate/phosphate translocator 1, chloroplastic-like, which yields MQSAAAFTTLSPSLSLLKTRKSVSTSSSFEPLLCSSKRRDLSLSNNVVSPSPSLPLRRSWSLSSSNASMFRPWTSVVPRDPETASRFEVKATAVPESADGKEESNSLMKTLELGLLFGLWYLFNIYFNIYNKQVLKVYKFPVTLTVIQFAVGTVLVLLMWTLNLYKRPKISRAQLAAILPLALVHTLGNLFTNMSLGKVAVSFTHTIKATEPFFSVVLSAMFLGELPTLWVVSSLVPIVGGVALASVTEASFNWAGFLSAMASNLANQSRNVLSKKVMVKKEDSLDNITLFSFITIMSFLLLAPVAVFMEGVKFTPAYLQSAGLDAKAIATKSLLAALCFHAYQQVSYMILQRVSPVTHSVGNCVKRVVVIVSSVIVFKTPVSPVNALGTGIALAGVFLYSRVKRIKAKPKTA from the exons ATGCAGAGCGCTGCCGCCTTCACCACCCTCTCGCCGTCTCTCTCTCTCCTCAAGACACGGAAGAGCGTTTCGACGAGCTCTAGCTTCGAGCCACTACTCTGCTCATCCAAACGACGCGATCTCTCTCTTTCTAACAATGTCGTTTCACCGTCTCCATCGCTACCTTTACGTCGATCATGGTCTTTGTCCTCATCCAATGCTTCCATGTTCAGGCCATGGACCTCTGTCGTCCCTCGCGATCCGGAAACGGCTAGTCGTTTTGAAGTCAAGGCAACGGCTGTCCCCGAGAGTGCTGATGGTAAGGAAGAGTCGAATAGCTTGATGAAGACCTTGGAGCTTGGTTTGCTGTTTGGTTTGTGGTACCTATTTAATATCTACTTCAATATCTACAACAAGCAG GTTTTGAAGGTCTATAAGTTCCCAGTCACCCTGACAGTGATTCAATTTGCTGTTGGGACTGTTTTGGTTTTGCTTATGTGGACTTTGAATCTctataaaaggccaaaaattAGCCGTGCCCAG CTTGCAGCAATTTTGCCACTTGCATTGGTGCACACATTGGGCAACCTTTTTACCAACATGAGTCTTGGAAAAGTGGCTGTTTCGTTCACTCACACAATTAAAGCAACGGAGCCTTTCTTCTCTGTTGTCCTTTCTGCTATGTTTCTTGGGgag TTGCCTACACTCTGGGTGGTATCTTCTCTTGTACCGATTGTTGGTGGAGTGGCACTTGCATCAGTCACGGAGGCATCTTTTAACTG GGCTGGTTTTTTGAGTGCAATGGCTTCCAATTTGGCAAACCAATCTCGTAATGTTCTTAGCAAAAAGGTCATGGTTAAGAAAGAG GATTCCTTGGACAACATCACTCTTTTCTCATTTATAACAATCATGTCTTTCCTTCTGTTAGCTCCTGTGGCTGTGTTCATGGAAGGTGTCAAGTTTACCCCTGCATACCTGCAATCTGCT GGATTGGATGCTAAAGCAATAGCCACAAAGTCTCTTCTTGCTGCACTCTGTTTCCATGCATATCAGCAG GTTTCATATATGATATTACAGAGGGTATCCCCTGTTACCCATTCTGTTGGCAATTGTGTGAAGCGGGTGGTGGTCATTGTTAGCTCAGTTATTGTCTTCAAAACTCCTGTCTCGCCAGTCAATGCTCTTG GCACTGGGATAGCCCTTGCTGGAGTTTTCTTGTATTCAAGGGTGAAGCGTATTAAGGCAAAGCCAAAGACTGCTTGA
- the LOC123203994 gene encoding E3 ubiquitin-protein ligase BOI-like, which translates to MFGGDCNNSMLPAFVGENRFQYIANALPQLQLFGDVGCKVGSLNYVGNEQTITVDQQFKRSREMESIPRQQKCRVSLKDNFHQDESGQPGCVLNPNPVSTGLRLSCEEDEHNSSITSACENVSCPIPILSIGDNLKVEIDRQKEELDCYIRLQEENIVKGVRELKQRQTYSFLTAVERGAGRKLHEKELEIENINNKNKELEDRIKQASMEVQSWHYRAKYNESVINVLKNNLKQAMALGAIHGKEGCGDSEVDDAASNTNMNQIYVDGSGNSSPTMKEMNCRACKVQEVSVLLLPCRHLCLCKDCEGCIEICPICKAMKTASVQVYMC; encoded by the exons ATGTTTGGAGGCGATTGTAACAATTCTATGCTTCCTGCTTTTGTGGGGGAGAATCGGTTCCAGTATATTGCTAATGCATTGCCCCAGCTTCAGTTATTTGGGGATG TTGGGTGTAAAGTTGGTTCCTTAAACTATGTGGGAAATGAGCAGACGATTACTGTGGACCAGCAGTTTAAAAGAAGCAGAGAGATGGAATCTATTCCCAGACAGCAGAAGTGCCGTGTATCTTTAAAAGATAACTTTCACCAAGATGAATCTGGTCAGCCTGGTTGTGTTCTGAATCCAAACCCTGTCTCAACTGGTCTGAGGCTTTCATGCGAGGAAGATGAACACAATTCTTCTATTACTTCTGCCTGTGAAAATGTGTCTTGTCCCATCCCTATATTGTCCATTGGAGATAATCTTAAGGTTGAGATTGACCGCCAAAAGGAAGAATTGGATTGCTACATTAGACTTCAG GAAGAGAATATTGTAAAGGGTGTAAGAGAACTAAAGCAGAGACAGACATATTCATTTCTCACTGCCGTAGAAAGAGGAGCTGGAAGGAAGTTACATGAAAAGGAACTTGAAATTGAAAACATCAATAACAAGAACAAAGAACTAGAAGATAGAATAAAGCAAGCTAGCATGGAGGTTCAATCCTGGCACTACAGAGCAAAGTACAATGAGTCTGTAATTAATGTGTTGAAGAACAATCTGAAGCAGGCAATGGCACTTGGTGCCATACATGGTAAAGAAGGTTGTGGGGATAGTGAGGTCGATGATGCAGCCTCTAACACTAATATGAaccaaatttatgttgatggtTCAGGAAATTCGAGCCCGACAATGAAGGAGATGAATTGCAGAGCTTGTAAGGTCCAGGAAGTTTCAGTCTTGCTTTTACCATGTAGACATTTATGTTTATGTAAAGATTGTGAAGGGTGTATTGAGATTTGCCCAATCTGTAAGGCAATGAAGACTGCAAGTGTTCAAGTATACATGTGTTGA
- the LOC123204570 gene encoding uncharacterized protein LOC123204570, whose translation MNNGERTRKNASEFASQDVFDSFPPKSDGGDVSPTSLSQYSSCEESEFERYCSANSVMGTPSVCSLRVTSLNDCLDSEFGSSKSLPFGDDVNFGNFSLGGDGKFSALGDHKIEFCKQRNDDEHVEIGSGFSGLQLYGDRYDGRNIDEDMTLNSCEMVSGDDFALEGTVKNVLTGGSCSNVGSAGRSMNGVRDTADIGEGPSLRVDNEDKGTCQDRLNLQFGSDFDRREMQLQEDGTSSRYEHSEGEDSMCNYGSDEEKYYLRNVEYLQEAKHEKENPLLINSHVAFGSEDWDDFEQEVAGSTMSPLMLDKFQETREVNVESDGNLFNSVTPIAIPSDSLKEQKVDMIRVAGVSRKVQDVDDSEENIIHTVVNPACSCRHVNMKSLEEEKDISAVSYQVQGTDVSAGNSKSSFSALINLPTFSGLDEGVSSVARNQVQRTEDTRSSPPTPICLPKISRLDQDVRDIYVASNEVQDDDVTMYHNNGSDGNAFDGEQDLVVEKAPLKMGLDTIDSRTEIINQYLSNKELSTTDSGILENEEFGCFKAKLVPFADIPADQLCSHSIESARMSNSESFEDRESKLSLPTFGIILNPSKNAPASADLFDDHPALTKKENLELHDFYDEVVHEMEEILLDYNESPGARFSQGNQIFKSQVSLPLRDCGSTASTSGADDAYPLTPLLQRIDGVEVVGAKQKKGDVSLSERLVGVKEYTVYKIRVWSGKDQWEVERRYRDFFTLYRRLKSFYADQGWILPSPWSSVEKESRKIFGNASPVVVAERSVLIQECLQSVIHSSFFSSPPGALIWFLSPQESLSSSLVSNTLVSWSTSFTRGVDAQNISPLGKTISLIVSIQPQKSMKQMLEAQHYTCAGCHKHFDDGMTLIQDFVQTFGWGKPRLCEYTGQLFCSTCHTGDTAVLPARVLHHWDFTRYPVSQLAKSYLDSVYDQPMLCVSAVNPFLYSKVPSLQHVMGVRKKIGSMLPFVHCPFRRSINRGLGARRYLLESNDFFALRDLVDLSKGPFAALPVMVENVSRKILVHITEQCLICCDVGVPCSARQACSDPSSLIFTFQEGDTEKCISCEAVFHKPCFRKLAHCPCGASLGMNEAANSTKRVRGNASGETNGELIALGKRATSGLSVGLLSGLFSRAKPEKKDHKDSDNVILMGSLPSTL comes from the exons ATGAATAATGGAGAGAGGACTCGTAAGAACGCCTCCGAATTCGCCTCTCAGGATGTGTTTGATTCATTCCCCCCGAAATCGGACGGTGGCGATGTTTCGCCCACGTCATTGTCTCAGTACTCCTCTTGCGAGGAATCCGAGTTCGAGCGATATTGTAGTGCGAACTCGGTTATGGGCACACCCAGTGTGTGTAGCTTGCGTGTTACATCATTGAACGATTGCTTAGATTCTGAGTTTGGGTCTTCAAAGAGTCTTCCATTCGGAGATGatgttaattttggaaattttagttTGGGTGGTGATGGAAAGTTTTCTGCACTAGGTGATCATAAAATTGAGTTTTGCAAACAAAGAAACGATGATGAGCATGTAGAAATAGGCAGTGGATTTAGTGGTTTGCAATTGTATGGCGATAGGTATGATGGCAGAAATATTGATGAGGACATGACATTAAATAGTTGTGAAATGGTGAGCGGAGATGATTTTGCGTTGGAAGGTACTGTTAAGAATGTATTGACTGGAGGGAGTTGTAGTAATGTTGGTAGTGCTGGGAGGAGTATGAATGGTGTGAGAGATACTGCAGATATTGGAGAGGGTCCTTCACTTCGAGTGGATAATGAAGATAAGGGCACTTGCCAAGACAGGTTGAATTTGCAATTCGGTTCAGACTTTGATAGAAGGGAGATGCAGCTGCAGGAAGATGGGACTTCTTCAAGATATGAGCACTCGGAAGGTGAGGATTCTATGTGTAACTATGGTAGTGATGAGGAGAAATATTATCTGAGGAATGTAGAATATTTACAGGAAGCAAAACATGAGAAGGAGAATCCATTACTTATCAATTCACATGTTGCATTTGGTTCAGAAGATTGGGATGATTTTGAGCAAGAAGTGGCAGGAAGTACTATGTCTCCGCTGATGTTAGATAAATTTCAGGAGACAAGAGAAGTGAATGTTGAAAGTGATGGGAATCTTTTTAATTCTGTGACCCCAATTGCTATTCCAAGTGATAGTCTGAAAGAGCAAAAAGTTGACATGATACGTGTAGCTGGAGTCAGCAGAAAAGTCCAAGATGTGGATGATTCTGAAGAAAACATTATTCATACTGTTGTGAACCCTGCTTGCTCTTGCCGCCATGTCAATATGAAAtctttggaagaagagaaagacatTTCTGCAGTCAGTTATCAAGTCCAAGGTACTGATGTTTCAGCAGGAAATTCCAAAAGCTCTTTCTCAGCCCTCATTAATTTGCCAACATTTTCTGGTCTTGATGAAGGTGTAAGTTCTGTTGCCAGAAATCAAGTCCAAAGGACAGAAGATACTAGAAGTTCTCCCCCAACCCCAATTTGTTTGCCAAAAATTTCTAGGCTAGACCAAGATGTAAGAGATATTTATGTTGCCAGTAATGAAGTTCAAGATGATGATGTGACCATGTACCATAATAATGGCTCTGATGGTAATGCTTTTGATGGGGAGCAGGATCTAGTGGTCGAGAAGGCTCCCTTGAAAATGGGGTTGGACACAATTGATTCCAGAACggaaattattaatcaatatttgaGTAACAAGGAATTGAGTACCACTGACAGTGGAATTTTGGAGAATGAAGAGTTTGGGTGTTTTAAAGCAAAATTGGTTCCATTTGCTGATATTCCCGCAGATCAACTTTGTAGTCATTCAATTGAATCTGCTAGAATGTCGAATTCAGAATCCTTTGAAGACCGTGAATCAAAACTATCCCTACCAACATTCGGAATTATCTTGAATCCATCAAAGAATGCTCCAGCTTCAGCAGATCTTTTTGATGACCATCCGGCCTTGACCAAG AAAGAGAATCTTGAGTTACATGATTTTTATGATGAAGTTGTTCATGAGATGGAAGAAATTTTACTTGACTACAATGAGTCCCCTGGGGCTAGATTCTCGCAGGGTAACCAGATCTTTAAATCTCAAGTTTCTCTACCTTTGAGAGATTGTGGCTCCACTGCTTCTACTTCTGGTGCGGATGATGCTTACCCGCTAACTCCACTCCTGCAGAGAATTGATGGGGTTGAAGTGGTAGGTGCCAAGCAGAAGAAGGGTGATGTTTCACTTAGTGAAAGATTGGTTGGAGTAAAGGAATACactgtttataaaataagaGTGTGGAGTGGAAAGGATCAGTGGGAGGTTGAACGCAGATATCGTGATTTCTTTACTCTCTATCGTCGCTTGAAATCATTTTATGCCGATCAGGGCTGGATTCTCCCTTCTCCCTGGTCATCTGTTGAAAAAGAATCTCGCAAGATATTTGGAAATGCATCTCCTGTTGTTGTTGCTGAGAGAAGTGTTCTCATTCAAGAGTGTTTACAATCTGTCATCCATTCTAGTTTCTTTTCCAGTCCTCCAGGTGCATTGATTTGGTTCTTGTCTCCACAGGAATCATTAAGTAGTTCCCTTGTTTCAAATACACTGGTTTCTTGGTCCACATCTTTTACTAGAGGGGTAGATGCACAAAACATTTCTCCTTTAGGGAAGACCATATCTCTTATTGTTTCAATTCAACCACAAAAATCTATGAAACAGATGCTAGAAGCACAACATTATACTTGCGCTGGATGCCACAAACATTTTGATGATGGAATGACTCTAATACAAGACTTTGTTCAGACTTTTGGGTGGGGAAAACCTCGACTTTGTGAATACACTGGCCAGCTGTTCTGTTCTACCTGCCATACAGGTGACACAGCAGTCTTGCCAGCTAGGGTATTGCATCATTGGGACTTTACACGATATCCAGTTTCTCAATTGGCTAAATCATACTTGGATTCTGTATATGATCAG CCCATGCTTTGTGTGAGTGCAGTTAATCCTTTCCTGTACTCAAAGGTCCCATCACTACAGCATGTAATGGGTGTAAGGAAAAAAATAGGATCTATGCTTCCATTTGTTCACTGCCCGTTTCGTAGGTCCATCAACAGAGGACTTGGTGCTCGAAGATATCTTCTTGAAAGTAATGACTTTTTTGCACTCAGAGACCTCGTTGACCTTTCCAAAGGCCCATTTGCAG CACTACCTGTGATGGTGGAAAATGTTTCAAGGAAAATCCTGGTGCATATTACAGAGCAATGCCTTATATGCTGTGATGTTGGAGTCCCCTGCAGCGCTCGGCAAGCTTGTAGTGACCCATCTTCTCTCATTTTCACTTTTCAG GAGGGTGACACTGAAAAGTGTATATCTTGTGAAGCAGTATTCCACAAGCCATGCTTTAGAAAGCTGGCACACTGCCCTTGTGGTGCAAGCCTTGGGATGAATGAGGCTGCCAATTCCACCAAAAGGGTAAGGGGCAATGCCAGTGGTGAGACCAATGGCGAATTGATCGCACTGGGGAAGAGAGCAACTTCTGGATTATCTGTGGGACTCCTATCTGGACTCTTCTCAAGGGCAAAGCCAGAAAAAAAGGATCATAAAGACAGTGACAATGTTATTCTAATGGGTTCTCTCCCAAGCACTTTGTAA
- the LOC123204552 gene encoding uncharacterized protein LOC123204552 isoform X2 gives MLYGGSKEASASVSKDAEVMLKLGSTPDKREQYRLMRDAMEKRFIRVTRGSIVGGVRLGMFTAAFCSLQNLLAEKRGVHDVFNVVGAGSATAATFGLIMPGSLIWRARNVALGSVLGAAICFPLGWVQLKLVEKANEGNMAAYHNSGGGEVNRGVGATIDQLEEKLRK, from the exons ATGCTGTATGGTGGCAGCAAGGAAGCATCAGCTTCAGTA AGCAAGGATGCAGAAGTGATGTTAAAGCTTGGAAGCACGCCAGATAAGCGAGAGCAGTATCGATTGATGAGAGATGCAATGGAGAAAAGGTTTATTCGAGTAACTCGTGGCTCCATTGTTGGTGGAGTGCGCCTTGGAATGTTTACAGCTGCGTTTTGTAGTTTGCAAAATCTGCTAGCTGAGAAACGGGGTGTGCATGATGTTTTCAATGTTGTTGGAGCTGGTTCAGCTACTGCAGCTACATTTGGATTAATTA TGCCTGGCTCACTAATTTGGCGTGCTAGGAATGTGGCACTTGGATCTGTTTTGGGAGCAGCAATTTGTTTCCCTCTCG GTTGGGTTCAGTTGAAGCTTGTAGAGAAAGCAAATGAGGGGAATATGGCTGCTTACCATAATTCAGGTGGAGGGGAAGTGAACAGAGGAGTTGGTGCCACAATTGATCAGCTTGAAGAAAAGTTGAGGAAGTAG
- the LOC123204552 gene encoding uncharacterized protein LOC123204552 isoform X1 — MEAIEKSEETVSNTGQRLAGTVNWGTATVIGVFAGMLYGGSKEASASVSKDAEVMLKLGSTPDKREQYRLMRDAMEKRFIRVTRGSIVGGVRLGMFTAAFCSLQNLLAEKRGVHDVFNVVGAGSATAATFGLIMPGSLIWRARNVALGSVLGAAICFPLGWVQLKLVEKANEGNMAAYHNSGGGEVNRGVGATIDQLEEKLRK, encoded by the exons ATGGAAGCTATTGAGAAGTCTGAAGAAACTGTCTCTAAT ACTGGTCAACGATTAGCAGGAACAGTCAACTGGGGAACTGCGACTGTGATTGGAGTGTTCGCTGGGATGCTGTATGGTGGCAGCAAGGAAGCATCAGCTTCAGTA AGCAAGGATGCAGAAGTGATGTTAAAGCTTGGAAGCACGCCAGATAAGCGAGAGCAGTATCGATTGATGAGAGATGCAATGGAGAAAAGGTTTATTCGAGTAACTCGTGGCTCCATTGTTGGTGGAGTGCGCCTTGGAATGTTTACAGCTGCGTTTTGTAGTTTGCAAAATCTGCTAGCTGAGAAACGGGGTGTGCATGATGTTTTCAATGTTGTTGGAGCTGGTTCAGCTACTGCAGCTACATTTGGATTAATTA TGCCTGGCTCACTAATTTGGCGTGCTAGGAATGTGGCACTTGGATCTGTTTTGGGAGCAGCAATTTGTTTCCCTCTCG GTTGGGTTCAGTTGAAGCTTGTAGAGAAAGCAAATGAGGGGAATATGGCTGCTTACCATAATTCAGGTGGAGGGGAAGTGAACAGAGGAGTTGGTGCCACAATTGATCAGCTTGAAGAAAAGTTGAGGAAGTAG